In Fusarium oxysporum Fo47 chromosome XI, complete sequence, the following are encoded in one genomic region:
- a CDS encoding glycosyl hydrolase has protein sequence MQLKFLSSALLLSLTSKCAAQDTNDIPPLITDLWSADPSAHVFEGKLWVYPSHDIEANVVNGTGGAQYAMRDYHTYSMKSIYGKDPVVDHGVALSVNDVPWAKQQMWAPDAAHKNGKYYLYFPAKDKDEIFRIGVAVSNKPSGPFKADKSWIPGTYSIDPASYVDTDNEAYLIWGGIWGGQLQAWQDKKNFNESWIGDKAAPNGTNALSPQIAKLSKDMHKITETPRDLVILAPETGKPLQAEDNKRRFFEGPWIHKRGKLYYLMYSTGDTHFLVYATSKNIYGPYTYQGKILDPVDGWTTHGSIVEYKGQWWLFFADAHTSGKDYLRQVKARKIWYDKNGKILLHRP, from the coding sequence ATGCAGCTCAAGTTTCTGTCTTCAGCATTGCTGTTGTCTCTGACCAGCAAATGCGCAGCGCAAGACACTAATGACATTCCTCCGCTGATCACCGACCTCTGGTCCGCGGATCCCTCAGCTCATGTTTTCGAAGGCAAGCTCTGGGTTTACCCATCTCACGACATCGAAGCCAATGTTGTCAACGGCACAGGAGGCGCTCAATACGCCATGAGGGATTACCATACCTACTCCATGAAGAGCATCTATGGTAAAGATCCCGTTGTCGACCACGGCGTCGCTCTCTCAGTCAATGACGTTCCCTGGGCGAAGCAACAAATGTGGGCTCCTGACGCAGCTCATAAGAACGGCAAATATTATCTGTACTTCCCcgccaaggacaaggatgaGATCTTCAGAATTGGAGTTGCTGTCTCCAACAAGCCCAGCGGTCCTTTCAAGGCCGACAAGAGCTGGATCCCTGGCACGTACAGTATCGATCCTGCTAGCTACGTCGACACTGATAACGAGGCCTACCTCATCTGGGGCGGTATCTGGGGCGGCCAGCTCCAAGCCTGGCAGGATAAAAAGAACTTTAACGAGTCGTGGATTGGAGACAAGGCTGCTCCTAACGGCACCAATGCCCTATCCCCTCAAATCGCCAAGCTAAGCAAGGACATGCACAAGATCACCGAAACACCCCGCGATCTCGTCATTCTCGCCCCCGAGACAGGCAAGCCTCTTCAGGCTGAGGACAACAAGCGACGATTCTTCGAGGGCCCTTGGATCCACAAGCGCGGCAAGCTGTACTACCTCATGTACTCCACCGGTGATACCCACTTCCTTGTCTACGCTACTTCCAAGAACATCTATGGTCCTTATACCTACCAGGGCAAGATTCTTGATCCTGTTGATGGGTGGACTACTCATGGAAGTATTGTTGAGTATAAGGGACAGTGGTGGCTTTTCTTTGCTGATGCGCATACGTCTGGTAAGGATTACCTTCGACAGGTGAAGGCGAGGAAGATCTGGTATGACAAGAACGGCAAGATCTTGCTTCACCGTCCTTAG
- a CDS encoding amino acid permease-domain-containing protein — MPYVDRYTRRPGARPGLCRYSTITLNQYKPKSFQRSDEDEARLKELYSRDSSDWSQSDIKSFEDIMDRDNAREDAAREPLRREIENYFKDLVLPPLPPPLPPSSLWLSRIQAADCPYPAIKPFMVACDKGLLDQVKSWIEDQERREVLQQIGIQDGLVFAARANQVHIVRYLLEEGGASLMGDVVREACYILSLPLFELYLQHGYHPNQQIPSLDGYFGVAINHCVQDPDVTRLLLEHGADPDVAPFTDSRTQGWGEKATPPMDRTSGLALDHTVARSPMVVIQMLLNHGAHPEYSRPLHGVIARVHEHQLPNAEKEWRPLMEALLDHGAKINGVTYAAGSALSEAVHYKNWEMVEFLIERGASPFTKCPASKEDSFDATQRPEDQPWRRGPEVKEYLKGLTLGPPPGRNWLVTNTKGYIAKMADDSSKSSTDPSAAVGPSKEANKLLPEETELDQDGFHNDHQDHLDMQRLGKKQQFKRTFSLWSSIGFVAIYMATWEFVLISLAPGFTNGGYAGVFWCFVTTTIAYSAVVASLAEMASMAPTSGGQYHWVSEFSPPKYQKVLSYASGWMTTLGWLASFASSCYTIAFQVQACINVTKPDFAFTTWQIALIMWAVIIVTIAFNTWGTAFFPQLETASLIGHLLGFFAVMIPLWVLCDKNDAHDVFLQFTDQSGWDNMGFAYISSQIYVLWCCFGSDSIVHLSEEVKNASIVVPRAIWWSYVGNVFFGFIMLITMLFCIGPLDPIIEADWPFIALFDRTGSQALNLFFNVILWLLVYLGNITTLATCARETWAFARDKGLPGSQWIGHMDKKWHMPFNAVYLMSIGAALLSLIQIGSDVAFTVLVSLSTLGIMSTYLLSIGCVLLKRIRGEQLPSARWSLGRFGLAINAFSVLYSLFIVILCCFPLTLPVDTASANWAPLIWAGVIIIAAIAYVTHGRRAYTPPVSFVEGFKLQGVGLQQSS; from the exons ATGCCTTACGTCGACCGCTATACAAGACGTCCTGGCGCCAGACCTGGGTTATGTCGATACTCCACTATCACCCTGAACCAGTACAAGCCGAAATCGTTCCAACGCagcgacgaagatgaagcaCGTCTCAAAGAGCTCTACAGTCGCGACTCAAGCGACTGGAGTCAGTCTGATATCAAATCGTTTGAAGACATTATGGACAGAGATAATGCCAGGGAAGACGCTGCCCGCGAGCCGTTGAGACGCGAAATTGAAAACTACTTCAAAGATCTCGTCCTGCCGCCACTCCCGCCACCTCTTCCGCCATCAAGCCTCTGGCTTTCCAGAATTCAGGCCGCAGATTGCCCGTATCCCGCCATAAAACCCTTTATGGTGGCCTGTGATAAAGGGCTGCTTGACCAAGTCAAGAGTTGGATCGAAGATCAAGAGCGGAGGGAAGTCCTGCAGCAAATAGGCATTCAAGACGGCTTGGTCTTTGCAGCGCGCGCGAACCAAGTCCACATCGTCCGGTATCTACTTGAAGAGGGAGGGGCTTCCTTGATGGGAGATGTGGTGCGAGAAGCTTGCTATATTCTTTCCCTTCCACTATTTGAGCTTTACCTTCAGCACGGTTATCATCCTAACCAGCAAATCCCCAGCCTCGACGGCTATTTCGGGGTCGCGATAAACCATTGTGTCCAAGACCCAGATGTAAcacgccttcttcttgaacatGGTGCAGACCCAGACGTCGCTCCGTTTACAGACAGCAGAACGCAAGGCTGGGGTGAAAAGGCGACACCCCCGATGGACCGAACCTCCGGGTTGGCTCTCGATCATACTGTAGCCAGGAGTCCCATGGTCGTGATCCAAATGCTTCTCAACCATGGAGCGCATCCAGAGTACTCACGTCCCCTGCACGGGGTTATTGCGCGAGTTCATGAGCACCAACTTCCGAATGCAGAGAAAGAGTGGCGACCTCTGATGGAAGCGCTCTTGGACCACGGAGCAAAGATCAATGGCGTTACCTACGCGGCTGGCTCAGCGCTAAGTGAGGCTGTCCACTATAAGAATTGGGAGATGGTGGAGTTTTTGATCGAAAGAGGCGCGAGTCCATTCACCAAGTGCCCCGCTTCGAAGGAGGATTCCTTCGATGCGACTCAAAGACCCGAGGACCAACCTTGGCGGAGAGGTCCAGAGGTGAAGGAATATCTCAAGGGTTTG ACCCTCGGGCCGCCTCCGGGACGAAATTGGTTGGTCACAAATACGAAAGGCTACA TCGCAAAAATGGCCGACGATTCATCCAAATCATCGACAGACCCCTCCGCTGCCGTCGGTCCCTCGAAAGAAGCGAACAAACTGCTCCCCGAAGAAACAGAACTCGACCAAGATGGCTTTCACAACgatcaccaagaccacctGGACATGCAGCGCCTGGGCAAGAAACAGCAGTTCAAACGAACGTTTTCGCTGTGGTCGTCAATTGGCTTTGTAGCTATTTACATGGCGACGTGGGAATTTGTGCTGATTTCCCTTGCGCCGGGTTTCACGAACGGTGGATATGCTGGTGTTTTCTGGTGTTTTGTTACCACGACCATTGCGTACTCTGCCGTCGTTGCGAGTTTGGCGGAGATGGCTTCTATGGCGCCTACTTCGGGTGGGCAGTATCATTGGGTTAGCGAGTTTTCACCGCCAAAGTATCAGAAGGTTCTCTCGTATGCTTCAGGCTGGATGACGACGCTGGGTTGGCTGGCTAGTTTTGCGAGTAGTTGCTACACTATCGCTTTTCAGGTGCAGGCTTGTATCAACGTTACGAAGCCTGATTTTGCATTTACAACGTGGCAGATTGCGTTGATCATGTGGGCTGTTATCATTGTTACCATCGCCTTCAACACCTGGGGTACTGCTTTCTTCCCTCAGCTCGAGACAGCGAGTTTGATTGGCCATCTTCTGGGATTTTTCGCGGTCATGATACCTCTTTGGGTTCTTTGCGACAAGAATGATGCGCACGACGTATTTCTGCAGTTTACTGACCAGAGCGGGTGGGATAACATGGGCTTTGCCTATATATCATCTCAGATTTACGTTCTCTGGTGTTGTTTCGGTTCGGACAGTATTGTCCATCTATCAGAAGAGGTCAAGAATGCCTCAATCGTTGTGCCGCGTGCTATTTGGTGGTCATATGTCGGAAACGTCTTTTTCGGCTTCATCATGCTCATCACCATGCTCTTCTGCATTGGTCCGCTTGATCCCATCATTGAGGCAGACTGGCCATTTATCGCCCTCTTCGATCGCACTGGATCTCAAGCTCTGAACTTGTTCTTCAACGTCATCTTGTGGCTTTTGGTCTACCTTGGCAACATCACGACTCTTGCGACCTGTGCTCGTGAGACATGGGCGTTTGCAAGAGATAAGGGTCTCCCAGGTTCTCAGTGGATTGGACACAT GGACAAGAAATGGCACATGCCGTTCAACGCAGTCTACCTAATGTCCATTGGAGCCGCCCTCCTCAGTCTCATCCAGATCGGCTCCGACGTCGCCTTCACCGTTCTCGTTTCACTATCTACACTCGGAATCATGAGCACTTATCTCCTTAGTATTGGTTGCGTACTACTTAAGCGCATCAGAGGCGAGCAGCTTCCTTCGGCTCGCTGGAGTCTGGGTCGCTTTGGACTGGCGATTAATGCGTTTTCTGTGCTTTACAGCTTGTTCATTGTCATTCTCTGCTGTTTTCCACTGACCCTACCTGTTGACACAGCTTCAGCGAATTGGGCGCCTTTGATATGGGCTGGTGTTATTATCATTGCTGCCATTGCGTATGTGACACACGGAAGAAGGGCATATACACCCCCAGTGAGCTTTGTGGAGGGCTTCAAGTTGCAGGGTGTTGGTTTGCAGCAGTCCTCGTAA